From Coturnix japonica isolate 7356 chromosome 3, Coturnix japonica 2.1, whole genome shotgun sequence, the proteins below share one genomic window:
- the LOC107311386 gene encoding cytochrome c oxidase assembly factor 6 homolog, protein MMAAPTMEERKACWAARDEFWRCLDTHTEDAPRCEKLRRSFESLCPQQWVKYFDKRRDFLKYKEKLESEGFHPTETAGKS, encoded by the exons ATGATGGCGGCCCCGACCATGGAGGAGAGGAAGGCGTGCTGGGCGGCACGGGACGAGTTCTGGCGGTGCCTGGACACGCACACGGAGGACGCGCCGCGCTGCGAGAAGCTGAGGCGGTCATTCGAGTCCCTGTGTCCGCAGCAGTGG GTTAAATACTTCGACAAAAGAagggattttttaaaatacaaagagaagCTGGAATCTGAAGGGTTTCATCCTACAGAAACTGCTGGAAAGTCTTAG